A stretch of Anaeromyxobacter dehalogenans 2CP-1 DNA encodes these proteins:
- the hisB gene encoding imidazoleglycerol-phosphate dehydratase HisB, with protein sequence MSRRAAVKTPRAGAAARRGAVARRTKETDVAVELRLEPGEAAISTGLPFFDHMLDQISRHGGMALTVRAKGDLQVDAHHTVEDVGIGLGEALRQALEDKAGLARYGHAVVPLDEALVEAVVDLSGRPHLTFNAKLPSGKKFIGGYDVDLTQDFLQALVNHARICVHVNVRYGRNLHHVVEAIFKATARALRAATAREGTALPSTKGTL encoded by the coding sequence ATGAGCCGGCGGGCGGCGGTGAAGACCCCGCGCGCGGGGGCGGCCGCGCGCCGCGGGGCGGTGGCGCGGCGGACCAAGGAGACCGACGTCGCGGTGGAGCTCCGGCTCGAGCCGGGCGAGGCGGCGATCTCGACCGGGCTCCCGTTCTTCGACCACATGCTCGACCAGATCTCGCGCCACGGCGGCATGGCGCTCACGGTGCGGGCGAAGGGCGACCTGCAGGTGGACGCGCACCACACCGTCGAGGACGTGGGCATCGGCCTGGGCGAGGCGCTGCGGCAGGCGCTCGAGGACAAGGCCGGGCTGGCGCGCTACGGGCACGCGGTGGTGCCGCTCGACGAGGCGCTGGTGGAGGCGGTGGTGGACCTCTCCGGCCGCCCGCACCTCACGTTCAACGCGAAGCTGCCGAGCGGCAAGAAGTTCATCGGCGGCTACGACGTGGACCTGACGCAGGACTTCCTGCAGGCGCTCGTGAACCACGCGCGCATCTGCGTGCACGTGAACGTCCGCTACGGCCGCAACCTGCACCACGTGGTCGAGGCGATCTTCAAGGCGACCGCGCGCGCGCTCCGCGCCGCGACCGCGCGCGAGGGGACCGCGCTGCCCAGCACCAAGGGAACGCTGTGA